The following are encoded together in the Mycteria americana isolate JAX WOST 10 ecotype Jacksonville Zoo and Gardens chromosome 2, USCA_MyAme_1.0, whole genome shotgun sequence genome:
- the MRPL3 gene encoding large ribosomal subunit protein uL3m isoform X2 — protein MAGWGLLGRLGGRLWAAAPGRPLWAAAGASGDRGQLGFVVRHVNSTTWWHEHLSEENVKFLKEITAEEYKAQTASKLCPLKDEPWPLNEWKPDSIRVGVVAVKLGMMPIWTKSGKKHAVTLLKVQDCHVLRYISKEESGGKTSKLLVGGKNASPFSKSESAMEIFKEAGVPRKQKVTTFNVTDDAIIKPGTPLYAAHFRPGQFVDVTAKTIGKGFQGVMKRWGFKGQPASHGQTKTHRRPGAISTNKAAKVYRGKKMPGKMGNIYRTSFGLKVWRINTKHDIIYVNGSVPGHTNCLVKVYSTHLQPQITWRKLIPF, from the exons AtggcgggctgggggctgctgggccggCTGGGGGGCCGGCTgtgggcggcagcgccggggaggcCGCTctgggcggcggcgggggcttcCGGCGACAG GGGGCAGCTGGGCTTTGTAGTCAGGCACGTTAACAGTACAACATGGTGGCACGAGCATCTTTCTGAAGAGAATGTCAAGTTCCTCAAGGAGATAACTGCGGAGGAATACAAAGCTCAGACAGCCAGCAAGCTGTGCCCCCTGAAAGATGAGCCATGGCCACTGAATGAGTGGAAACCAG ATTCCATCAGAGTTGGTGTTGTTGCAGTAAAACTGGGAATGATGCCAATATGGAccaagtcaggaaaaaaacatgctgTCACACTACTTAAG gtGCAAGATTGCCATGTTTTAAGATACATTTCAAAGGAAGAGTCAGGTGGAAAAACATCTAAGCTACTTGTTGGAGGCAAAAACGCATCTCCTTTTTCT AAATCAGAATCTGCAATGGAAATTTTTAAAGAAGCTGGAGTACCACGGAAGCAGAAAGTTACAACATTTAATGTAACAGATGATGCCATAATTAAACCAG GTACTCCTTTGTATGCTGCTCACTTCCGCCCAGGGCAGTTCGTGGATGTTACTGCAAAAAC aattggTAAAGGATTTCAAGGTGTCATGAAAAGGTGGGGATTTAAAGGCCAGCCTGCTAGCCATGGCCAGACGAAAACTCACAGACGTCCTGGAGCAATATCTACCAAT AAAGCTGCCAAAGTTTATCGTGGAAAGAAAATGCCTGGTAAAATGGGTAACATCTATAGGACATCTTTTGGATTAAAG GTGTGGAGGATCAACACAAAACATGACATTATTTATGTAAATGGGTCTGTTCCAGGTCACACAAATTGTCTGGTGAAG gTATATTCTACACATCTGCAACCACAAATTACTTGGAGGAAGTTGATTCCTTTCTGA